The following proteins are co-located in the Xiphophorus maculatus strain JP 163 A chromosome 24, X_maculatus-5.0-male, whole genome shotgun sequence genome:
- the LOC102226515 gene encoding uncharacterized protein LOC102226515 isoform X3: MACSKQSAKDYIANARVYLVGELRNLSVILENLYQQKVLTDEEVSKIKAEKDDYDRTKAILDSVTRKGEAACYRFLRIIDQTRRTLERPTPIFKISHETSTEATKFDLHHWISCFSFTEDPETDQNYIQESRPCYRYQAKLKSKAEKISKDFWKRSENLFAEKKKPELLYTSLILDIQGKNFPTRINRFKRDMCRPKKLRTEISPSDLLKADKNILLVGKPGIGKTALSHEILRLWSERDSKELDYMFYFDMRELTNISPITSLEDLLFTACSEPDKGKDEVLHDIKSNSDNVTVILDGVTDFSTSVVKKLVDKDFLPDAKIIITCRPNDGKDLCPEDWLRVEVKGFSEETIKTYLSSTLGEAHRKVFRNVELLTLCHVPMYALMVAASFSSKDSLQPRTVTEIYINIVRFGLQMNSNKTRIRNLNQFIKTKRNGILSLAEAAFNATERKTVNLGELSCEDSCVLSFLKTLDVKVSPTETKTLYAFLHYTMQDFFAALWLLENPDNIREVFQQCLTEEKKHMKHLIPFMCRLLNDKSPRLMSCLIPAEEIKETSGWFFTEIIDTFFHQAVANISELHVDTLFVYQCLFESQSSEVCISFLAKLDFHLDLSGANLDPYSCCAVAYVVTQSKERKISLNLQDVTITAQGMRHLFGCLQNVEWYDTLKQQLWKIFLLSEEQMDYQTLLGLSGNLLHLPVVGKKKLFDRAVKVLQTIATKVNVCLYGDRKDPLCPILRNSLLETLPCINSLRMTYRSAGSMNQEECNNTMEKDQKNMFLDLCFTTALYSKQKFYSAMPELVRVCQVKTDLVNTLVDLHQHAISRGLSTDFPTLRPVFQSTPADWLIDLSERKASTLLEMLKLQSEKKKVELTGFSHDKSEMRNLLQCLPYLSKLSFVTEPTESSESIWFLEKLICAAAEMKEQNGVNMLELLSVCTYRGTPLQWKWCDFLLDLYSSKTETGPTFSSFTSVLQSADPAIWFVKLSKTKASMLLDVLKLQSGKKQVNLTGCSHEEAEVRSFLHCLPYISRLSVVPLWSSSVEQTRFLTRLFCAAAEREKQTGEKILEMLASVCRYEHFPFNNRSIDETYRRNFLLDLYSQMNDCETETGLSLLPSIQSVFQSAPEIWTLDLSKIKTSILLEVMKLQPEKKQVKVTNWSYEEHEVRNLIKCLPYISKFRFVPESSKLHEQTSFLVTLYCAAAEREQQTGEKMLDRLASVCTFKIIPVSDTDMNEQAQKVFLLSLYSQVTDYESKTGLSLFPLLKSVFQSVANVWITDLSERNTLMLRELLIQSEKKQVVLKGCSHEESEVKSFLECLPFFSQLSFEPWVSEASEEIQFLRSLFCAAEKDEQKEMKTLDMLASVYIYREAPLKQKWSEFLLELFSYELKTGLSVPPLQRANVILFKVLKLKSSRTHGPRIAPGSSDLQEQRRFLVNLFCAAAEREQQTGEKMLERFASVCRYKTFPFHDIHADDEDRSDFLLDLYSQMKDRETKSGLSLLPSLQSVFQSAPKVWFINLSKRKTSILLEVMKLQPEKKIVKLTDCSHGESEVRSFLQCLPFISQLSLDNGEGHSCDPDEQTRLLVNLFCAAAEREQQTGEKILDMLASVCKFETFSFQNEKTNNDGDAIKDRLDFLLDLYSYMKDCETKTGLSLLPSLQSVFQSAPLFWTINLSKRTTSILLEVMKLQPEKKRVNLTDCSHGESEVRSFLKCLPFISQLSFDPQSSDPDEQTRFLVNLFCAAAEREQQTGEKMLEMLASVCRYKTFPLYYNNTSQSDFLLDLYSQLKDRETKSGLSLLPSLQSVFQSAPLFWTIKLSERKTSILLEVMKLQPEKKPVELTDCSHEESEVRSFLQCLPFISQLSFDPRSSDLHEQTRFLVNLFCAAAEREQQTGEKMLEMLASVCRYKTFPLDDRCMANFEYGYRKSQSDFLLDLYSQMKDRETKSGLSLLPSLQSVFQSFPFFWTIKLSERKTSILLEVMKLQPEKKPVMLTDCSHGESEVRSFLQCLPFISQLRCMPRFFQSVCSSLSVRSREEIQQLVSLLQLLNFNLFLTGELNDKTCSSVGKVLPLVGSKVDLILTDSRMSVRGAAVLFRSTTQLHSLRLSNSLVLFFSQWVRRGRVAFPLVLEELTVVSTKAQPQRVLLKVGSSLASLLRFWTVGRLDLTESGLPVQSLFSLLLHDGPLTLRLSEERLQQLLVLLHEVQDQDRTLSLLNKVGGDLSSCQLSWELLHFLLQQPTGQTITVNLKKNRFLEERAAELLPFLHRMVIQRLSPSFVRTSIREIFRTHPSHMISWLLRSLDLVINLNCTELDSKDCDALLFILRHSDGVKLKLLWSSIPAEGIQSILSMLHTVSDLSVDRNLLLRFIHCCAASDSQQGAASGLLRTLRHRLDLSCSSCVELPEEDQTEPLRLTAADCWAVSTVLRRSSRDTQLDLRDCEVEDSGLDLLFPVLDGVRLRVNKTVPVQLLSLLAANNQGDAVRRATSLCRALGGELDLSHRPLDQRLCGALALMLDYSEDLTELDLSHCQLTDQLLLQLITHLHKVHNLDLSHNQITDASTGWLLHLVAINPFIVSVSLNNNNIINKTPFKDNRKFEIS, from the exons ATCAAAACTACATACAGG aatcaAGGCCATGCTACAGATATCAAGCAAAGTTGaaatcaaaagcagaaaaaatatcaaaggACTTTTGGAAAAGAAGTGAAAatctttttgcagaaaaaaagaaacctgaaCTGTTGTACACGTCACTTATATTAGATATTCAAGGGAAGAATTTTCCAACAagaataaatagatttaaaagaGATATGTGCCGTCCTAAAAAGTTAAGGACAGAAATCTCCCCCAGTGACCTGCTgaaagcagataaaaacatcCTCCTGGTCGGGAAACCTGGAATTGGAAAGACGGCGCTGAGTCATGAAATATTGAGACTGTGGTCAGAAAGAGACAGTAAGGAGCTGGAttacatgttttactttgatatGAGGGAATTAACCAACATCTCACCAATCACGAGTTTGGAGGATCTTCTTTTCACTGCATGCAGTGAACCAGATAAGGGCAAAGATGAAGTCTTACATGATATAAAGAGCAACTCTGATAATGTTACAGTCATTTTGGATGGAGTCACAGATTTCTCTACATCGGTTGTGAAAAAACTTGTAGACAAAGATTTCTTACCTGATGCTAAAATCATCATTACCTGCAGACCAAATGATGGGAAAGACCTCTGTCCTGAAGACTGGCTCAGAGTGGAGGTGAAAGGCTTCAGTGAGGAAACAATAAAGACATATTTGTCTTCAACTCTGGGTGAAGCTCACAGGAAGGTTTTTAGAAATGTGGAGCTGTTGACTCTTTGTCATGTTCCAATGTATGCGCTGATGGTGGCTGCCAGCTTTTCATCTAAAGACTCTCTGCAGCCCAGAACTGTGACTGAAATATACATCAATATTGTTCGATTTGGTCTTCAGATGAACAGCAACAAAACCAGGATCAGGAACCTCAATCAGTTCATCAAAACCAAGAGAAACGGAATCCTGTCTCTGGCCGAAGCTGCTTTTAATGCAACCGAAAGAAAAACTGTGAACCTGGGAGAACTTTCCTGTGAAGACAGCTGCGTCCTTTCCTTCCTGAAAACACTTGATGTAAAAGTTTCTCCTACTGAAACCAAAACTCTCTATGCTTTCCTCCATTACACCATGCAAGACTTTTTTGCAGCTCTGTGGCTTTTGGAGAATCCTGATAATATCAGGGAGGTTTTCCAGCAGTGCCTCACTGAGGAGAAGAAACACATGAAGCATCTGATCCCGTTCATGTGCCGTTTGTTGAATGACAAGAGTCCACGTTTGATGAGCTGTTTGATTCCAGCTGAGGAGATCAAGGAAACATCTGGATGGTTCTTCACAGAGATAATTGACACATTTTTCCATCAGGCTGTCGCTAATATCAGTGAGCTTCATGTAGACACATTGTTCGTATACCAGTGTTTGTTTGAGTCACAGAGCTCCGAAGTCTGCATTTCCTTTCTGGCCAAACTGGACTTCCATCTTGACCTCAGTGGAGCGAATCTGGACCCTTATTCCTGCTGTGCTGTGGCCTATGTGGTCACTCAGTcaaaggaaaggaaaataaGTCTGAACCTTCAGGATGTGACGATCACAGCACAAGGAATGAGACATCTGTTTGGATGTCTTCAAAATGTTGAATG GTACGATACTCTCAAACAGCAGCTGTGGAAAATCTTTCTTCTCAGTGAAGAACAGATGGATTACCAAACCTTACTGGGTCTCAGTGGGAACCTGCTACACCTCCCAGTTGTGGgtaaaaaaaagctgtttgacAGAGCTGTGAAAGTTTTGCAGACGATTGCAACAAAGGTGAATGTTTGCCTCTACGGGGACAGAAAAGATCCTCTGTGCCCGATTTTGCGTAACTCTCTTTTAGAGACTTTGCCATGCATCAACTCTCTCAG GATGACCTACAGATCTGCAGGTTCAATGAACCAGGAAGAATGCAACAACACAATGGAAAAGGATCAGAAGAACATGTTCCTGGATTTATGCTTCACAACAGCACTGTACagcaaacaaaagttttataGTGCAATGCCTGAGCTCGTGAGAGTTTGTCAGGTTAAAACTGACTTGGTGAATACTCTTGTTGATTTACATCAACATGCAATTAGCAGAGGGCTTTCCACTGACTTTCCAACCCTGCGACCAGTTTTCCAATCAACCCCTGCAGACTGGCTCATAGACCTCTCAGAGAGAAAGGCCTCCACCCTCCTGGAAATGCTCAAACTCCaatcagagaaaaagaaagtggaGCTGACAGGATTCTCACATGACAAGAGTGAAATGAGAAACTTGCTTCAGTGTCTGCCTTATCTCTCAAAGCTCAG TTTTGTGACTGAACCGACTGAGTCATCAGAGAGCATCTGGTTCTTGGAAAAGTTGATCTGCGCTGCGGCAGAAATGAAAGAGCAGAACGGAGTAAATATGCTGGAGCTGCTATCAGTTTGCACATATAGAGGAACCCCACTCCAGTGGAAATGGTGTGACTTCCTGCTGGACCTGTACTCTTCTAAAACTGAAACAGGCCCGACGTTTTCATCATTCACATCAGTCCTCCAGTCAGCAGATCCTGCAATATGGTTCGTTAAGCTCTCAAAGACGAAGGCCTCCATGCTACTGGATGTTTTAAAACTTCAGTCAGGGAAGAAACAAGTTAATCTGACTGGCTGCTCACATGAAGAGGCTGAAGTAAGGAGTTTCCTACATTGTCTGCCTTATATCTCACGACTCAG TGTGGTTCCTCTTTGGTCAAGCTCTGTTGAGCAAACCCGATTCTTAACCAGGCTGTtctgtgctgcagcagagagagaaaagcagaCAGGAGAGAAGATCCTGGAGATGTTAGCATCAGTCTGCAGATACGAGCATTTTCCATTCAATAACAGATCCATCGACGAAACATATAGGCGTAACTTCCTGCTGGATCTGTACTCCCAGATGAATGACTGTGAGACTGAAACAGGTCTGAGTCTCCTTCCATCAATACAGTCAGTTTTCCAGTCAGCTCCTGAAATCTGGACTTTAGATCTCTCAAAGATAAAAACCTCCATCCTCCTGGAAGTGATGAAACTCCAACCAGAGAAGAAACAAGTGAAAGTGACAAACTGGTCATATGAAGAACATGAAGTGAGGAACCTCATAAAGTGTTTGCCTTATATATCCAAGTTCAG ATTTGTTCCTGAGAGTTCGAAACTTCATGAGCAAACCAGCTTCTTGGTGACTCTGTACTGTGCAGCAGCTGAGAGAGAACAGCAGACAGGAGAGAAGATGCTGGACCGGTTGGCATCAGtctgcacatttaaaataatacctGTGAGCGATACGGATATGAACGAGCAAGCACAGAAGGTTTTCCTGTTGAGTTTGTACAGTCAGGTGACGGACTATGAGTCGAAAACAGGCCTGAGTTTGTTTCCTTTGTTAAAGTCAGTTTTCCAGTCTGTTGCTAATGTCTGGATAACTGACCTCTCAGAGAGAAATACTTTAATGCTGAGAGAACTATTAATCCAGTCAGAGAAGAAACAAGTGGTTTTGAAAGGCTGCTCACACGAAGAGAGTGAAGTGAAGAGTTTCCTAGAGTGTCTGCCTTTTTTCTCACAACTCAG CTTTGAGCCCTGGGTATCGGAGGCTTCTGAAGAAATCCAGTTTCTCCGGAGTTTGTTCTGCGCAGCAGAGAAAGATGAGCAAAAGGAAATGAAGACTCTGGATATGTTGGCATCAGTATACATTTATAGAGAAGCACCTCTTAAACAGAAATGGTCTGAATTCCTGCTGGAGTTGTTCTCTTATGAGCTTAAAACAGGCTTGAGTGTCCCGCCATTACAGAGAGCCAACGTCATTCTCTTCAAAGTGCTGAAGCTCAAGTCAAGCCGGACACACGGACCCAG GATTGCGCCTGGCAGCTCAGATCTTCAAGAACAAAGGAG GTTCTTAGTGAATCTGTtctgtgcagcagcagagagagaacagCAGACAGGAGAGAAGATGCTGGAACGTTTTGCATCAGTCTGCAGATATAAAACATTCCCTTTTCATGACATTCATGCTGATGATGAAGATAGAAGTGACTTCCTGCTGGATCTGTACTCCCAGATGAAGGACAGAGAGACTAAATCAGGTCTGAGTCTCCTTCCATCATTACAGTCAGTTTTCCAGTCAGCTCCCAAAGTCTGGTTTATAAACCTCTCAAAAAGAAAGACCTCCATCCTCCTGGAAGTGATGAAACTCCaaccagagaagaaaatagTGAAGCTGACAGACTGCTCACATGGAGAGAGTGAAGTGAGGAGTTTCCTGCAGTGTCTGCCTTTTATCTCACAGCTCAG TTTGGATAATGGTGAGGGTCACAGCTGCGATCCTGATGAACAAACCAGGTTGTTAGTGAATCTCTtctgtgcagcagcagagagagaacagCAGACAGGAGAGAAAATATTGGACATGTTGGCATCTGTCTgcaaatttgaaacatttagttttcaaaatgaaaaaacgaATAATGATGGTGATGCCATCAAAGATCGCCTTGACTTTCTGTTGGATCTCTATTCCTATATGAAGGACTGTGAGACTAAAACAGGTCTGAGTCTCCTTCCATCATTACAGTCGGTTTTCCAGTCAGCTCCTTTATTCTGGACCATCAACCTTTCTAAGAGAACGACCTCCATCCTCCTGGAAGTGATGAAACTCCAACCAGAGAAGAAACGAGTGAATCTGACAGACTGCTCACATGGAGAGAGTGAAGTGAGGAGTTTCCTAAAATGTCTGCCTTTTATCTCACAGCTCAG CTTTGATCCTCAGAGCTCAGATCCTGATGAACAAACAAGGTTCTTAGTGAATCTGTtctgtgcagcagcagagagagaacagCAGACAGGAGAGAAGATGCTGGAGATGTTAGCATCAGTCTGCAGATATAAAACATTCCctttatattataataatacaTCTCAGAGTGACTTCCTGCTGGATCTGTACTCCCAGCTGAAGGACAGAGAGACTAAATCAGGTCTGAGTCTCCTTCCATCATTACAGTCAGTTTTCCAGTCAGCTCCTTTATTCTGGACCATCAAGCTGTCAGAGAGAAAGACCTCCATCCTCCTGGAAGTGATGAAACTCCAACCAGAGAAGAAACCAGTGGAGCTGACAGACTGCTCACATGAAGAGAGTGAAGTGAGGAGTTTCCTGCAGTGTCTGCCTTTTATCTCACAGCTCAG CTTTGATCCTCGAAGCTCAGATCTTCATGAACAAACCAGGTTCTTAGTGAATCTGTtctgtgcagcagcagagagagaacagCAGACAGGAGAGAAGATGCTGGAGATGTTAGCATCAGTCTGCAGATATAAAACATTCCCTTTAGATGACAGATGCATGGCTAATTTTGAATATGGATACAGAAAATCTCAGAGTGACTTCCTGCTGGATCTGTACTCCCAGATGAAGGACAGAGAGACTAAATCAGGTCTGAGTCTCCTTCCATCATTACAGTCAGTTTTCCagtcatttccttttttctggACCATCAAGCTGTCAGAGAGAAAGACCTCCATCCTCCTGGAAGTGATGAAACTCCAACCAGAGAAGAAACCAGTGATGCTGACAGACTGCTCACATGGAGAGAGTGAAGTGAGGAGTTTCCTGCAGTGTCTGCCTTTTATCTCACAGCTCAG GTGTATGCCAAGGTTTTTCCAGAGTGTTTGTTCATCTCTATCAGTGAGATCCAGAGAGGAGATCCAGCAGCTGGTttctctcctgcagcttctgaaCTTCAACCTTTTTCTAACAGGAGAGTTGAATGataaaacctgcagctctgTGGGGAAAGTTCTCCCCCTGGTTGGATCTAAAGTGGATCTGATCCTCACAGACAGCCGGATGTCCGTCAGAGGAGCTGCTGTCCTGTTTAGATCTACAACACAGCTCCACAGTCTGAG ACTCTCCAACAGTCTGGTCTTGTTCTTCTCTCAGTGGGTGAGAAGAGGCAGAGTGGCTTTTCCTCTGGTCCTAGAAGAGCTTACAGTGGTTTCCACCAAAGCTCAGCCACAGAGAGTCTTGCTGAAGGTCGGCAGCAGTTTGGCGTCTCTGCTGAGGTTCTGGACAGTGGGACGGTTGGACCTGACCGAGTCCGGACTCCCTGTTCAGAGTCTCTTCAGTCTGCTGCTTCACGATGGTCCTCTCACACTCAG ACTGAGTGAAGAGAGACTCCAGCAGCTTCTGGTTCTCCTCCACGAGGTCCAGGACCAGGACAGGACATTGTCCCTCTTGAATAAGGTCGGTGGAGACCTGAGCTCCTGCCAGTTGAGCTGGGAGCttcttcacttcctgctgcagcagccgACAGGTCAGACCATCACCGTGAACCTGAAGAAGAACCGATTCTTGGAGGAGAGAGCTGCTGAGCTGCTGCCCTTCCTGCACAGGATGGTGATTCAAAG GCTCAGTCCCAGCTTTGTTAGGACTTCCATCAGGGAGATCTTCAGGACTCACCCCAGTCACATGATATCCTGGTTGCTGAGGTCACTGGATCTTGTGATCAACCTGAACTGCACAGAGCTGGACTCAAAGGACTGCGACGCTCTGCTGTTCATCCTCAGACACAGCGACGGAGTGAAACTGAAGCTGCTGTGGAGCTCCATCCCAGCAGAGGGAATCCAGTCCATCCTCTCTATGCTGCACACAGTTTCTGATCTCAG TGTGGACAGGAATCTCCTGCTGAGGTTCATCCACTGCTGCGCCGCCTCCgacagccagcagggggcagcatcGGGCCTGCTGAGGACTCTACGGCACAGGTTGGATCTGTCCTGCTCCTCCTGCGTGGAGCTACCAGAGGAGGATCAGACGGAGCCTCTCAGGTTGACGGCCGCCGACTGCTGGGCCGTCTCCACCGTCCTGAGACGCAGCAGCAGGGACACCCAGCTGGACCTGAGAGACTGCGAGGTGGAGGACAGCGGGCTGGACCTGCTGTTTCCTGTCCTGGACGGAGTCCGTCTCAG AGTCAACAAGACGGTCCCGGTCCAGCTTCTGTCTCTGCTTGCCGCGAACAATCAGGGGGACGCCGTGAGACGAGCAACGTCCCTGTGCAGAGCCCTGGGaggagaactggacctgagtcaCAGGCCACTGGACCAGAGGCTCTGTGGAGCTCTGGCTCTGATGCTGGACTACTCTGAAGATCTAACAGAGCTGGACCTCAGCCACTGCCAGCTGACAGACCAGCTGCTGCTCCAACTCATCACACATCTGCACAAAGTCCACAACCTGGA tCTGAGTCACAATCAGATCACTGATGCCTCCACTGGCTGGTTACTCCACCTGGTCGCCATCAACCCTTTCATTGTTTCTGTGAG tcttaacaacaacaacatcatcAACAAAACTCCTTTTAAGGACAACAGGAAGTTTGAAATCTCTTGA